ACGGTCAGGTAAACCAGATCCGTGGTTATCGAATCAACAACAACGGCCGGAGCCGGAATTGCTCCCTTTCCCCACTCAAATACCGCCAGCCCGTTCTTGAGAGCAAAATCCATCTCTTCCCTGGCGTATGCCCGGACGCCAACATGAAGGCAATTGAAACCCATCTCATGGGCTCTCCTCATAACCGTGCAGTGGGCATACATCCCATGCGGAGCATCGCTATAATCGGAATCGTCAGGCCGCAAATCAAGGTGCGCATCAATTTGACAGACAGTGATTCCCCGCGGATCACGATGCGCAGCCAATGCCTGAAATGCGCCTGTCGAGACGGAGTGCTCACCCCCGAGCATCAAGACGAACACGCCACGATCGATATGCTTCTCATACTCCTGCTTTACACGAGCCACCATGGAAGATGGCGAACATCGATTTAGGTTTTTCAGCTCGCACAAGACAACTTTACGCTCCGGAGACGGCATCGCCCCCGTAAATCGATCATACGTCTCCATTTGATATTTGAGACTCGAAACGATGGCGGCCGGGCCGTTGACGGCACCCTTGCGAAATGAAGCAGTGCGATCATAAGGAGCGCACAACAGCACAACATTGGCTTCGGATGGATCGCTGCAATTGATTTTCAACCCGGTCGGCATTGATCTCCTCCAGGTGTCGGGGCTACGCCTGAACCTAGAAGACTTATGAGATGACTATATTATACAAGGTTGCTTGAGGATTTGAAGGAGGTAGGGGCGAAGCATTTGGCACAGCCAAATGCTTCGCCCCTGCAATTCATAACGAAACGCCGGCCTCTTCAGTCACACCAGGGTCATCACAATCAAAACAGCAGAACCGCGCCAAGCCATCTTCATGCCCGAACCTGCCATTTTCCAGAAACGGCCATTGCCCACCGGATACTCCTGATTTGAAGATGGGAGCGAGGCCAGTGATTTCGGAAGTGATCTCCGAGACTGAGCCATAGCTCATCGGGAAACCCATGGCTTTCGCCAGGAGCGAGATGATCTCCCAGTTCTCCTTGCCGCCGATCAGCGGCATAGCGCGATTCAGACGCTGGATGCGCCGTTCACAATTGGTAAACGTGCCTTCGCTTTCCGCAAACGTGGCTCCGGGAAGAATAACATCGGGATAAGGTCCTTTTTGAGGAAACACGGTATCCACCAGCACCGAGAA
The nucleotide sequence above comes from Dehalococcoidia bacterium. Encoded proteins:
- the speB gene encoding agmatinase, which codes for MPTGLKINCSDPSEANVVLLCAPYDRTASFRKGAVNGPAAIVSSLKYQMETYDRFTGAMPSPERKVVLCELKNLNRCSPSSMVARVKQEYEKHIDRGVFVLMLGGEHSVSTGAFQALAAHRDPRGITVCQIDAHLDLRPDDSDYSDAPHGMYAHCTVMRRAHEMGFNCLHVGVRAYAREEMDFALKNGLAVFEWGKGAIPAPAVVVDSITTDLVYLTVDVDGIDPAYMPATGTPVQGGLEWYYTIDLLRELFKRKNVIGADVVEVAPRPFDVLTEYGAAQLCYTMLALRET